The sequence TCTGAATGGCTTAGTGACTCAAAAGGGCGACAGCCTAACACCACGCACCTGGGCCAATCTGGGGATTCGTTTTAACCCGGCCTTTTTAGCTGGAATGGGCCGCTTAAGCAGCATGGCTTCCAGCCAGATGGCAGATTCCTCCAGCGCTAAGTTTGAGCTGCAGGCGATTCCTACATCGGGCTTGTCCGAGATTGTATTTGAAGTCGATGGGCAGGAAATGCGTTATCGCAACGGCCCTCAGCCTTGGCAGTCATTTAACTGGCCAGGCACGGGTAATACGCAGGGCGCCAGAATTCAGGTGGTTGCATTTAGCGGTGTGAGCGCAGTTGTGAGTAATCAGCAGGGGCGTATGGGCTGGATGCGTTTACTCGCACAAGCCCAGGTCGAGCAGCACGATGCGGATTCGGCAACGCTGACCTGGAAGATTCGTCGGGGAGATGCCGGGGATGCGGATGTAGTTCGGTTTAATTTCCGTGCAGTTAGCGGTGTAAACCCCTTGCAACTCTCTGGTTTACGTAAGCTGTCATTGCCAGAACGCGTGACGATGTAAGGTGCTGCCATGCTAAATAATTTTAAACGGGCTCAGGATTTGCCTATGCAGTACGCAATTTTTGGCAAATTACCGCGGCGTGCAGATTTTATCCGCATCAATGCCAGCCACGCTGTTGCCCAAGATGTTGACCAGTTACTGGCCGATAGCCTGAAGTTTGTGGCTTTAAGGCCCGACTGGCAGACACGCTATATGCAGACATCTGGCAGCGAATTTCTTATGCACAGCCGTGATTTGCGGGGGGCCTTTTTGGGCGTCACTCTGCCAAGCCATGATGAAGCACAGCGTTATTACCCGCTGGTGGCTGGAGTTTGTGTGCCCGCTGACGTTTTGCTGGGTAATGAAGCTGAGTTTTTACTGGCCAATGAGTTGTTTTTTTCAGGGTTAAAAGATCAGCTAAGAAGTGCGATTGATAATTCGGTGGAAATGATTGCCTGCCGCCAGTTTATGGAGGATCAGATGTCGTTTGGCAGCAGGGCAGCTGCAGACCTGGGTCTGGCAGCACAGTTGCTTGAACGGCATATGGCGAATACTCCTGCTACATTACTCGAACAGGCATTAAATAAGGTTGGGCGAGGAGATTTGGAATCAACCCTGCTGGCATTTGCATTTTATTTGCAATTGTCACGCCGCTACGGTGGCAGCATGGCCTCGCAGATGTTTTTACTGCCGTTGCCTGTCGGTGTGGGAGAGGAAATTCTGGGGGCCGCTGTTTGGTTATCTCTTTGCCGTGCAGCGATTTATGCCCAAGGAGTCAGCCAGATTAATTTTGCGTTTATTGAACAAGCCGGGGTCCGTTATCTGGCTTTGACGCTTAATCCACTGACTGATAAGCAGTTGGGTATGTTGTGGGGGGAGACAATTGATCCATTGCAATTAGTGGATGTATCTGATTTGAACGCCCCCTGGCGCAGTCACCAATCTTATGCCGAGGCTTCATATATTTTGGGGCGGCAATTGAGTGACCCTACATTGTCTTTGTTAAAGTTGCGTGAAATTGTCGTTAAAATTACTTACGGAATAAGTTAATTCCGTGTTTTGATTCTGAAACTTACTTTATTTAGGAATGGCAATGGCCAAGGAAAGCACACAGAAAAAACTATCACGCGTCCGTCCACCTCGCGTTCAGATTACTTATGACGTGGAAGTTGGTGATGCAATCGAAAACAAAGAGCTCCCTTTTGTATTGGGTGTGGTGGGTGATTACACCGGTAATACTCCACAAGTTAAATTGAAAGAACGCAAGTTTATTCAAATTGACCGTGATAATTTTGATGATGTTTTAAAAGGCATGGCACCCAGCCTTGCCATGAAAGTAGATAACAAATTGAAAGATGACGATTCGCAAATGTCGGTGTCTTTGCAATTTGAATCATTGGCCGATTTTGAACCACAAAATGTGGTGAATCAGGTTGAGCCATTAAAAAAACTACTGGATGCACGCAGAAGACTTTCGGATCTGCGCAACAAAGTAGTGGGTAATGACAAACTGGAAGAACTACTGGATGAAGTCGTTCGCGATACCGAAAAATTACATCAGATTAGCCAGGCTAGACCAGCCTCTGCAGAGGAGTAATCACTATGTCAGATCTACAGAAGCTTGATGCCAGTACAGTTGAAATTAGCGAAGCTGGCAGCCTGCTCGATTCAATTATTGATAACAGCCGTATTGCCAGTAACGAGCAGGAAAAAGACCGCACCCGTGATTTGATCAGCGAGCTGGTTGATCAGGTTCTGGCGGGTACCGTAACAATTTCCCGCGATTTAAGCGCCAGTATGGATGTGCGTATCGCAGAAATTGATGCTTTGATTTCAGAGCAACTGAATGAAATTATGCACCATGCTGATTTCCAGAAGCTCGAATCCTCATGGCGTGGTCTGAAGTACCTGACTGCTGAATCAGAAACTAGCACCATGCTAAAAATCAAGGTGCTGAATGCTTCCAAAAAAGACCTGCTTAAAGACTTTAAAGCATCGTCCGAATTTGACCAGAGCGCTCTGTTTAAAAAGATTTACGAAGAAGAATACGGCACCTTCGGTGGCGCGCCTTATGCGGGCCTGGTGGGCGATTTTGAATTTGGCCGTCATCCGGAGGACTTCTATCTGCTGGAAGAGTTATCCCATGTGGCTGCTGCCTCGCATGCACCGCTGATTACTTCGGCAGGCTCTAGCCTCTTTGGTCTGGAAAGCTTTACTGATATTGGTAAGCCTAGGGATTTGGCCAAGATTTTTGATACGGCTGAATATGCCAAGTGGAAATCATTTCGTGAATCTGATGATTCCCGTTATGTGGGGATGGTCTTGCCACATGTGCTGGGCCGCCTGCCTTATGGCCGCGATACCGTACCGGTGGAAGAATTTGATTTCGAAGAAAACGTCGATGGCACAGACCACAGCAAATACCTGTGGACTAATGCTTCTTATGCCTATGCCGCACGTTTAACGGCCGCTTTTGCCGAATACGGCTGGCTGGCTGCCATTCGTGGTGTGGAAGGTGGTGGTCTGGTAGAAGGTTTACCAGCACACACCTTTAAAACGGACGATGGCGAAGTGGCTCTGAAATGTCCGACAGAAGTAGCTGTGACCGACCGCACTGAAAAGCTGCTGTCTGATCTTGGCTTTATCTCTTTGGTGCATTGCAAAAATACAGATTATGCCGCTTTCTTTAGTGGCCAGTCTTCGCAAAAAGCCAAAACATACAACACTGATTCGGCCAATGCCAATGCGCGTTTGTCTACCCAGTTGCCTTATATTTTCTCGGTTTCCCGCATCGCGCATTACATGAAATCGATTATGCGCGACAAGATTGGCAGCTTTGCCTCCCGCCAGAATGTTCAGGATTTCTTAAACACATGGCTGGCGCAGTATGTGTTGCTGGATGATTCGGCGAGCCAGGAGGCAAAGGCAAAATACCCGTTGCGTGAAGCGCGTGTTGATGTGGTTGAAGTACCCGGCAAGCCGGGTGTATACCGCGCAGCAGCGTTCTTGCGCCCTCACTTTCAGCTCGATGAGCTAACCATTTCTTTGCGTCTTGTGGCTGAGTTACCAAAACCAACCCGTTGATGCAGTGAAGCGTAGAAGTAATTTTTTTTAACTGTAAGGAGTTTACAAATGGCTTTTGATGCATTTTTGAAAATTGATGGTATTCCTGGTGAATCTACCGATGACAAGCATAAAGATTGGATCGAAATTCAATCTTTCTCGCACAAAATTGAGCAGCCAGCTCAAGCAACTGCCAGCTCTGCTGGTGGTGCGACTGCTGAACGTGTAAACCACGCTCAATACGTCATCACTCACTTTCTGGATAAAGCCAGCCCGAAGATCTACGAAGCATGCTGCACTGGTAAGCACATCAAAGATGTAACGATCGAGTTGTGTCGTTCCGGTGGTGATAAGGTGAAGTACATGGAAATCAAAATGGAACAAGTTTTGATTTCTAAGGCAGAGCCTAAAGGTTCATCTCAAGATGAAGGTTTCCCTAGCGAAACCGTAAGCTTCAGCTACGGCAAAATCAAGTGGACTTACACTCAGCAAAAACGTACTGATGGTGCTGGTGGCGGTAATGTTAGTGCTGGTTGGGATCTGACCGCTAACAAAACGATTGCTTAAATGCTTTGAAGATTGCCCATTCGGGTGATGAGCAATAA comes from Iodobacter ciconiae and encodes:
- the tagF gene encoding type VI secretion system-associated protein TagF, with the translated sequence MQYAIFGKLPRRADFIRINASHAVAQDVDQLLADSLKFVALRPDWQTRYMQTSGSEFLMHSRDLRGAFLGVTLPSHDEAQRYYPLVAGVCVPADVLLGNEAEFLLANELFFSGLKDQLRSAIDNSVEMIACRQFMEDQMSFGSRAAADLGLAAQLLERHMANTPATLLEQALNKVGRGDLESTLLAFAFYLQLSRRYGGSMASQMFLLPLPVGVGEEILGAAVWLSLCRAAIYAQGVSQINFAFIEQAGVRYLALTLNPLTDKQLGMLWGETIDPLQLVDVSDLNAPWRSHQSYAEASYILGRQLSDPTLSLLKLREIVVKITYGIS
- the tssB gene encoding type VI secretion system contractile sheath small subunit yields the protein MAKESTQKKLSRVRPPRVQITYDVEVGDAIENKELPFVLGVVGDYTGNTPQVKLKERKFIQIDRDNFDDVLKGMAPSLAMKVDNKLKDDDSQMSVSLQFESLADFEPQNVVNQVEPLKKLLDARRRLSDLRNKVVGNDKLEELLDEVVRDTEKLHQISQARPASAEE
- the tssC gene encoding type VI secretion system contractile sheath large subunit yields the protein MSDLQKLDASTVEISEAGSLLDSIIDNSRIASNEQEKDRTRDLISELVDQVLAGTVTISRDLSASMDVRIAEIDALISEQLNEIMHHADFQKLESSWRGLKYLTAESETSTMLKIKVLNASKKDLLKDFKASSEFDQSALFKKIYEEEYGTFGGAPYAGLVGDFEFGRHPEDFYLLEELSHVAAASHAPLITSAGSSLFGLESFTDIGKPRDLAKIFDTAEYAKWKSFRESDDSRYVGMVLPHVLGRLPYGRDTVPVEEFDFEENVDGTDHSKYLWTNASYAYAARLTAAFAEYGWLAAIRGVEGGGLVEGLPAHTFKTDDGEVALKCPTEVAVTDRTEKLLSDLGFISLVHCKNTDYAAFFSGQSSQKAKTYNTDSANANARLSTQLPYIFSVSRIAHYMKSIMRDKIGSFASRQNVQDFLNTWLAQYVLLDDSASQEAKAKYPLREARVDVVEVPGKPGVYRAAAFLRPHFQLDELTISLRLVAELPKPTR
- a CDS encoding Hcp family type VI secretion system effector, yielding MAFDAFLKIDGIPGESTDDKHKDWIEIQSFSHKIEQPAQATASSAGGATAERVNHAQYVITHFLDKASPKIYEACCTGKHIKDVTIELCRSGGDKVKYMEIKMEQVLISKAEPKGSSQDEGFPSETVSFSYGKIKWTYTQQKRTDGAGGGNVSAGWDLTANKTIA